The genomic interval GCATACTACTTTCTTAATTATAACAgaagattttttaattttactcttaagaatgaatatatatatattgcctcTTGCCTCAATCTTTATGTATTGCTATATTCACTGAGATGTACTTATTTGTTTTGCAACCCCTGAAAAGTATTTCTGGCATAAATAAGAACAGAGAAAGTGTTATGCTTTCATAATTGTCTTTCAACTTATAGGATTAtacttatttaaatttttattaaaatttaaattttagtttaacTTGTACTTATTTTAATATGTGCATATATTGAGATTTAtgcaccctttttttttctccacagagCAACAGACAGGCTCGAGACCACCACATAATGGAGAGTGATCTTGAGCAACTCCGGCAAATAGCAAACCGAGACCCACTTTCTGAGATCACTGAGCAGGAAAAGGACTTCCTTTGGAGACACAGGTATTTCAGCATCAACCacatctaatttttttttttttgcactactTTTGTCTCTGACATCTGGTGCTGGTCTTTAAAATATCaagattatttgtgtttttcaggCAGTATTGTAAAACTATACCAGAGATTCTTCCTAAGATTCTCCTTGCTGTAAAGTGGAACGCGAGAGATGAAGTCGCACAGGTTGTGAAGAAGCTTTATTAACATTATCCCGAATTGgttaagaaaaacaataaatattgtgcTAATCTTGTAACATGCATGTCCATTACTTACTACTAATGCAGCCACCTTTTGGCAACATGTATATAGTTCTATAGTTAATGTGTCATTTAAACAGGAGCATAATAATTTAAGATTAAATTCAATTGTGCTCTGGAATGTGGATGTTTTAATCACATGGATTTAAAATTGTTATGCAGATACATAACATCCAACTTACCTCATAATGATTGGCCATTACGTTGATGTGTTCCTTGTTTCTagttctgtctgtgtttgatgTATGTTGGAATTTCGGTTGCATTTACACTCTTACATAACAGCTTACTAAAATgtgttctgaaatgttttaaagttcttttttttttgtgtatttacatCTGCATTATAAGTAGTTTAGTTCTATCAGGTTGTAATCCCGATCCTGAAGAGGCGTTAATTAGGCTTGTCCACGAGTAACGAAAGAGTATCATGCATAAGTTCTGTATGGTGTCAGTCTATCATGACTTctcttttcacctttaacaTGCCATCCTTTTTTCCCTCGCTCAGATGTACTGCCTTCTAAAAGGCTGGCCTCAAATAAAACCAGAACAAGCCATGGAGTTACTTGACTGCAACTATCCAGATCCAATGATACGAGAATTTGCAGTACAGTGCCTTGAGAAATATTTGACCGATGATAAACTCTCTCAGTACCTTATTCAGCTGGTCCAGGTTAGATTCTTTTGGTTTGTCATAACATTTTTCCACAATAAACATTCCATGGTgcacaataaacaacacaaatgttttgcatgtatgtggtgtgtgtgtcctacAGGTTTTGAAGTATGAGCAGTACCTTGATAACCCCTTGGTGCGATTTCTGCTGAAGAGGGCCCTGACCAACCAGAGGATTGggcatttctttttttggcaTTTGAAGTGAGTGACTCTCCTTACTCCTGAACAGGATGTTGATTATACATAGGCAGTAGTGTGTTTAGATTAATATAACTGATAATGTTTGCAAAAGGATGTTTAGTTCCTTGAGGAAATGTTTACATTGTGTGAAaatatttgtttgcatttgtaaTCACATTGCATATACCAACTCATTGCCAAACTCAATTCCGACTGAATGTTTCATCTCGATTCTCATGATCTAGCTTCTGATCATTGAACAGCTTGATAATGAGCTAATGAAATGCAAcagacaaattaaaagaaagagTTGTTGTTCTTCAGTCTTGCAAACTTGTCTGTGAATTTCACATTTGTCTGGTGCCTGTGAATTGTGTTGTGGGTGATTTTCAGTAATTCTGAATTGCTACAATTTAATGGTagagtatttatttttcatgcttTAGCAATATCACAAGCGTAAATAATACAACTAACTGCACTGTATGTGTCGCAGGTCAGAGATGCACAACAAGACGGTGAGTCAGCGTTTCGGTCTGCTGTTGGAGTCATACTGCCGTGCATGTGGCATGTATTTGAAGCACTTGGGCAGACAGGTAGAAGCTATGGAGAAACTCATCAACCTCACAGACATTCTCAAGCAGGAGAAGAAGGATGAGACACAGAAGGTAGAGTATGTTCTCTCTTTTAGAATTATGCTGTTTTGTGTGGCAATTTTCTTCTTGTTTGAGTTGGTTATGAACTTTTGTCTAACCTCGCTACTCTTTGATGTATCTTTAGGTGCAGATGAAGTTTCTAGTGGAGCAGATGAGGAGGCCAGATTATATGGATGCCCTTCAAAACTTTACCTCTCCATTGAATCCAGCCCACCAGCTCGGCAACCTACGGTGAGCCAGTTAAACACTAGCACTTTCCAGCATTTTCAACTCGACACATCACAGAAACTAATTTTTGTCTGTCGTTGCTTCGTATTTTATATTTGCGTTAGGCTTGAAGAATGCAGAATCATGTCCTCAGCCAAGAGACCTTTGTGGCTTAATTGGGAAAACCCTGACATCATGTCAGAGCTTCTCTTCCAGAACAATGAGATTATCTTTAAGAATGGGGATGGTCAgtcaattctttttatttatttatgtatttatttatttaaccaaagCTTTATATGTAAATACATCTGGAGTGTGAGGTTTAAACATAAACCAACTCCTTTATAGACCTTAGGCAAGATATGCTGACACTTCAAATCATTAAAATCATGGAGAACATCTGGCAGAACCAAGGGTTAGACCTCAGGTACTTCTGTTTTCTCATTAAACTATTATGCATCTTTATTCAGATGTCACGTATATGAGTGACTAATCATTTGTAGCGTTATACTTTGATTTCTTTACAGAATGCTTCCCTATGGCTGCCTTTCCATTGGAGATTGTGTGGGTCTTATTGAAGTTGTGAGGAGTTCTCATACCATCATGCAAATCCAGTGTAAAGGTGGTCTCAAAGGAGCGTTGCAGTTTAATAGCTCCACCCTGCACCAGTGGCTCAAGGACAAGAACAAGGGCGAGATGTAAGCTTTTGCAATGACTGAACTACCTTCAGGCACATTTCTTTTAATAACGCATAGTTACATTTTTggtctttgtgtcttttttttgggggggaataTACATTACTGTAGGTATGACCTGGCCATTGACCTGTTCACTCGATCCTGTGCTGGTTATTGCGTAGCCACATTTATTCTGGGCATCGGTGACCGACACAACAGTAACATTATGGTTAAGGAAGATGGACAGGTATGCTTCTAGATTCTCccaagtatatttatatttttaagcatGACTATTAATAGCCTCTGTTTTATTTAGCTGTTTCACATAGATTTTGGTCACTTCCTGGATCATAAAAAGAAGAAGTTTGGCTacaagagagagcgagtgccaTTTGTCTTAACTCAAGACTTCTTGATTGTGATTAGCAAAGGAGGAACACAAGAATGCACTAAAACAAGGGAGTTTGAGAGGTATGTTTTtgaagtttacatttttttggagCAGCATCCATCTCTGGTAGTTGTACTAGTTTAAGTAACAGTAACCCCTTTTGTGCGTTCAAACAGTTCCCAAATTGCTTTTCCCTACCTGACAATAGTTTAAAAGTCCAATTGCTCgataaaattctttcttctaGATTCCTGTCGTACCATTCAGCTGCAGCATAAATTATGCTAAAATAACTTGAAAAAGATTGTGAAAAGCAGATTGCGAAGATTGGGGGCTTTAATGCTGCATGATTAATCATATCGCAATCGCGATGTCTGCCTGTGCGATTATATGACGGCAAAATGTTgcgattttattaaaaaaataagtggtGCCTGTGGTCACTTGACTGGATCCAGTGTGCAGTGCAGAAACTAGAACAACGATGGATGCGGTAGAGATCGACACTGAACTggtaggcaaaaaaaaaaagaggtgctGTGCAAGATTTGCAAAACTAATGCTGCTACTGTACATCACGTGACAATACGACAAATTTATATCAGCACGTGGAATAGCACAGAGGACAAATATGATGAATGCATGATGGTGAAAACCAAGATTAATAAAGAGACACCTGAAGGAAACAAGGCACAAGCTGTTacccaaacaaaacacaattacaGAAGTCTTCGCATAGATATAAAGGAAACAGACTCCATAACAAAAGACACAATGCCTATACACATCGTTAGTAAAGTGGAATTTCAGAAAATGATCCGCACGCTGGACAAGAGGCATCAGCTGTGCTGTAGCGAAGTTCAAAAGGAAATAGCAACAGTGATGTTCTTTTCAACCACTACGAACCTGTAATCAAGCAGGACAAGCAAACCATTAGCTTGACTGTGCAATTTGTCGATGAGTTTGAACTGAAAAGCCACTGCCTGCAAACAGCGTATTTCCCCGACGAACGCACTGGAGAGGACATAGCCTTGGGCTTGAGAGAGGCACTGGCTGTGTGGGACCTCTTTGATAAGCGTCAGGTCGCTATTACAACAGACAACGGCACCAACATTGTCAAAGCAGTGGAGCTTTATCAGTGGACTAGAATCCAGTGTTTTGGGCATAAATTCACAAACTTCAAAGAGTTTATACAGAGTATATATTATATCCTGCATAATGTCCCTGTTTGTTTGGgcaaaaggtttaaaatatcttatttttgtgaaaatgtgtatgtttttatttattgttttaattatttagctataattttgagaaaataagtttacatgtaaatgttatttcatttagtaaaaaaaattatttgtaaaaacattttctagttttacaaatacacattttagCAATATCActaatttgtgtgtgcattttcctTGATAACTAATCAAGTTTACTCTTGGTACCATTTATTATATCGTAATCGCCTATCGCAATATTGACCACAATAATCGCAATATGAAATTTTTCCCAAATCGTGCAGCcctattattaattattgaatattttagcCTAATATAGATTATAttgaatataacaaatataaaatgtagatttcttttattttaaatcaaccATAATTATGTCAAATATAATCTCAATAACAAAAGTTGTTAAAAATGAAACCTTAAGATAGATAAATAGTAAAATGTCTTTTGCCCTGCAGGTTTCAGGAGATGTGCTACAAGGCATACCTGGCTATCCGACAGCACGCCAATCTCTTTATCAATCTGTTCTCAATGATGCTGGGCTCCGGCATGCCAGAGTTGCAATCATTTGATGACATTGCCTACATCCGCAAAACTCTGGCACTTGATAAGACTGAACAGGAGGCTCTGGactacttcatgaagcagatgAATGATGCTCACCATGGTGGATGGACCACAAAGATGGACTGGATCTTCCACACCATTCGACACCATGCCCAGAACTGAGATGGAGCACATATGAAAGGTGTTTGAACTAAAACAGGACCCCTTGTCCAGAACCTACTGGCCTATCTTTGCTAGTAGAAACATGGCAGCCAGACCTCAAAGTTGGGTTAAATGTGCCCCCAACTGACCTTCAGAGCACTAAACAATCCAAAagatctttttctcttttaatctCCTTTCTGGCATCCATACAGAAGAGTACTAACCCTAAACTTTGTCCAGAATGGTTGTATATTGTTGCCTGTAGTTTTGTactgatgactttttttttggtttgttcttGCTGCTCTTTTCCTGGAGAGACCATggttactttattttattttatttttatttcagattttcctttgagaaaaaaaacacaaagtcaaCAGGAAGCGTTCTTTATTTTTAGAGCGCTCTTTTGATTACTCATGTCTTCCTCCAAGTACAAATGCCTTTAAATATGCATGGAACCTCTGAGGAACTCGTAGATTAAACAGGGTAGAATTTTTGTTGTTCAGTCTGCGTCCCGAAGGATGGTTTCTGTAGCAAATGTAGAGGATTTGGCATTTCTCATAGTCTTGTTTAAATACTTGGCTCTTGAAAGCTATTGCCCTTGATCACAAcaaaggtttgtttttgttttgtttctccaCCTCCTTTACAACCATATATTAATGCTGGGATAAAGTAAATTTGGAGTTTGGATAGGATGTATAATTTAAGCAATAGAACACTAACTAAACAGAAACATTGTGAAACAGGTCCAAAAGCTACACTGTGGCTCTCACTGAACATGTATTTCTTTAAACAGCAACTACCAGGAAACATAATGTGTTTCAACataggaaaaagaaaacatttcaaatatttcTCCTCAGCGTGACAATTAAGTAGAATGTCCCTTcacataccttttttttttttttttataccagcACAGGTGAAGACGTGATTGAGGTAAAGCCTTAATGGAACTTGATGCTTTGTGGCTGAATGCACAGTCCTCCTCATGTGTACTGCATGCAGCAGTAGAGGCTAACTTGGTGCTTAGTACAACCAGTTTTTTGAACACTTTACTTTCAGAAGAGTTGCTTTATTTTCCACTAACATTTAACCATGCAGGTTCATTTATTGTCTGTACATGTCCTCACTTTCATTATGTTCACAGCTATATGGTTTTGTAAGAAATGAAGAATGGTGCTAAATAGAGTCCGCTGTATAGAAAGGGAATAAACTCTGGACGAAATGGATGTTTAATGCTAATATGGCTTTGAAAGCTGAGAATGGTTCAGCCGCTAATGTTCATTATACCATTTACATCGTAATTACACTTTACGGTAGttcatgtctgtattgtatataaTCTTCAACATCCTGTTTGATGCTTTTTATCTTTCCTTATTTGTTTTATGGAGTACACTGTCAGATGTGGTGAGGCTCTGTCAGGTATGCTGTCGGCAGTTTACTCTTGGGGGTTAAAAATTGATATGCATTAAACTTTATGATGTAACATTTGAAAATCCCATGCAAActctttgtgctgtttttaaGAAACTGCAGATATGCATTTTACCAGAGCAGCTTTAGCTTTTCTATTAAATGTCTTAtgtgagagggaaagaaaatcaGGAGTGGCGCTTATTTTGGGGCAAATAGAAAGTGCTCTGACATGCATTCATTTAACAATAAACCATGTGGAATCATGTCTATAACAATCTGATTTTGCTTGACAAAATTCCGAGGGCCAACCAGTAAACGTAAAACAACTGACCTCCAAATGAATAGTGTATATGTCCAcaatcatttttctttgtgtttgaaCCACAACGCCTCATCACTACCTGTTAATCCGACCTCTGTAGTTGTGAAGAAAGcctgttgtgtttttgcattacatttaagctgtgaaaatgtaaacattataaATGAGGTGCAATCGTGACATCTGTATGGATGTATATCTGCTGGTGGTGGGAATAGCTTGTGCTCGAGAATTTGCTCAAAACTACACTACTTAAAAGAagcttcatttttattatttttgttattttaaaatctattcattCAAGCCAAAGTTCTTTCTACATGTTATGTTCATCTAAATAATCACCTCAAGCATTAAGAGGGCCAGTCCCTCCCCTGTTTTTGGATAGCTCAATGTTTAATGAAGATAGATATATCATAAGTCTGAAGGACACTTTTTGTACTGTCACAGAAGTATAGTGCTAATGTGAGAAGTTTCTACCCATCAAATTTGAGACTAATCTATATAgtctgccatgtttttttttttctttctacattCTGTACAATTCTGTTGGACTATGTTTCACTAACTTGTATTAATACAAAGTAAAGGAAGGCATCTTTATGTCCTAATTTATTATAAGTATCCTGAAGTAAGATGCCATTGTGCTATTCCTGTTTTCTTGTTCATTTATGTGCTGAATTTAAGGTTTCAGATTTTTAAACCTCAATGTGATTCTTATATGCAGTAAACTAAGAGTCAACAGGTATACTGAAATCAACTGATGTATGCTTTTGCACTTTGTAATATTACTTTCCCCTTATTTAAAATGCCTTCAGTCCTAAAGGACAGAGTAGTTTCAACTGCATGTCCTCAGAAGCAGCATTACCAATTGTACTCCTCTACTGCCTGAAACAGGTCAGATGAATTAGCAGTTAGTCCTTGTAAAGCAGCCTTATGTTAGCCCTCCAGAAGCCATTTAATGCATGGTTGTAGTGTTTCGTCTGTACAGGTTACAGATCCTTTGGGGCTGGACCCATTTAAAAgcccattttaaaatgtttgtgatcatgtgcaaatgcttttattttccttctttttcaccAACCAAGGAAAACCAAGATGCTGGACTCTTTTGGCATCTTTTATATGAAttacagtagaaaaaaaaatcatatttcagTTTCAAATGTACTTGAATATCATCGCGCCGAACCATCGTTGTATTTTAAGAGCAAATCTGTTATTATGGTGTAGCACTGAAAGTTCACTTGCATAGGCAATTTCATACCGATGATGAATGTGAAAATAGTTTGGTTTTAAGAGACTGCTGGAGAAACCCGTACATGAAAGTTTGCCATTTATAAATCctaagaaaaaatatttcacactatGTAAAAAGATGGAGTTAATTGTATAAACTTGTACTGAAAACAAGGTCAAAACTGTtattcttaaaatatttttgagtTCTTACATTTCTATATCATTCTCCTTAATGTTTCCCTACTTATTGCTTACCCATATTTTTtcatgtgtaattatttttggtggGCCAAAAAATGTTCCATACAGCCATCCTGCATGAAATTTATGTTAAAGCCCTattatttctgttcattatatgtagatataaaaatatgtgGCCTAAGACTGCACTCTATAGTAACCATCTATAACTAATAACAATGACATAGCCTCAttctcatttatttactgtttaattgTGCACCTCAGTTGAAAAGTTGCTTTGTATCCCCAATTTTTTGAGTGTTATGTGactatgtaaaaataaacatatttcaagAAATTTTGcttgtgatgatttttttttttttggtatgttTTGTAATTGAGGGAAATTTCCCATCAATTCAGTCTCCATGAATGAGGCTTATTTTATTCCATCATTAGACAATATGACAGCAtagtatttcaataaaaaccCAGATGGTCAGTACAATATTATGCAAGATATACTGAAAAAGCAGATATATGTGGAGTGTGTGCAATGTTCGATTCAATGGCTGAAAAATGTTATGCAAAGCTTGGTGTTCaccatatttgttttatttactcttGAATAGTTTGCTTCAACACCATGTCACTATGACATGTCATTATTTTATGTTCCATGGAATGTGTTGACTTTtatgtgactctgtctgtgacCTATTAGATAAACTGATTGTTATGCCAAAGCAAAATGTCCATGAATCATTAATATATCATCAATTTCATATTTACTAATCAGCAGAAGTAATTGCAGTAATTTGTTGCAGTTGTTATTTACACTCTCTGGGTGCAATGGGTGAAATATGGTATAATTTGACAAAGAATTTAGCaattatattttcaaatattttatactgtttcaAAGTCCATAGTAGAGTGCAATGTTGAGGTTGAGGTCACACTACACCAGGTTATGGCATAAACCTGTCAGTTGTATCttttataataatcttttttatttttgggaatTAGGACTTTTAAAATGCTGTTGATTTAATGTCTTAGTTATAGCAATTAGTta from Tachysurus vachellii isolate PV-2020 chromosome 1, HZAU_Pvac_v1, whole genome shotgun sequence carries:
- the pik3ca gene encoding phosphatidylinositol 4,5-bisphosphate 3-kinase catalytic subunit alpha isoform isoform X2, producing MPVCEFDLVKDPEVQDFRRNILNVCKDSVELRDSNGPHSRALYVYPPNVESSPELPKHIFGKLDKGQIIVVIWVIVSPNNDKQKYTLKINHDCVPEQVIAEAIRKKTRSMLLSAEQLKMCVQEYQGKYILKVCGCDEYLLEKYPISQYKYVRSCIMLGRMPNLMLMSKDSLYSQLPMDTFTMPSYSRRISTATPYMNGEASSKSLWTINSNLRIRVLCATYVNVNIRDIDKIYVRTGIYHGGEQLCDNVNTQRVPCSNPRWNEWLMYDMNIHDIPRAARLCLSICSVKGRKGAKEEHCPLAWGNVNLFDYTHTLVSGKMALNLWPVPHGLEDLLNPIGVTGSNPNKETPCLELEFDYFSCPVKFPDKATIEDHAIKMLSRETGYNYFQSGQSNRQARDHHIMESDLEQLRQIANRDPLSEITEQEKDFLWRHRQYCKTIPEILPKILLAVKWNARDEVAQMYCLLKGWPQIKPEQAMELLDCNYPDPMIREFAVQCLEKYLTDDKLSQYLIQLVQVLKYEQYLDNPLVRFLLKRALTNQRIGHFFFWHLKSEMHNKTVSQRFGLLLESYCRACGMYLKHLGRQVEAMEKLINLTDILKQEKKDETQKVQMKFLVEQMRRPDYMDALQNFTSPLNPAHQLGNLRLEECRIMSSAKRPLWLNWENPDIMSELLFQNNEIIFKNGDDLRQDMLTLQIIKIMENIWQNQGLDLRMLPYGCLSIGDCVGLIEVVRSSHTIMQIQCKGGLKGALQFNSSTLHQWLKDKNKGEMYDLAIDLFTRSCAGYCVATFILGIGDRHNSNIMVKEDGQLFHIDFGHFLDHKKKKFGYKRERVPFVLTQDFLIVISKGGTQECTKTREFERFQEMCYKAYLAIRQHANLFINLFSMMLGSGMPELQSFDDIAYIRKTLALDKTEQEALDYFMKQMNDAHHGGWTTKMDWIFHTIRHHAQN
- the pik3ca gene encoding phosphatidylinositol 4,5-bisphosphate 3-kinase catalytic subunit alpha isoform isoform X1, coding for MPPRPSSGELWGIHLMPPRILVDCLLPNGMILTLECLREATLVTIKHELFKEARKFPLHHLLQEEASYIFVSVTQEAEREEFYDETRRLCDLRLFQPFLKVIEPVGNREEKILNREIGFAIGMPVCEFDLVKDPEVQDFRRNILNVCKDSVELRDSNGPHSRALYVYPPNVESSPELPKHIFGKLDKGQIIVVIWVIVSPNNDKQKYTLKINHDCVPEQVIAEAIRKKTRSMLLSAEQLKMCVQEYQGKYILKVCGCDEYLLEKYPISQYKYVRSCIMLGRMPNLMLMSKDSLYSQLPMDTFTMPSYSRRISTATPYMNGEASSKSLWTINSNLRIRVLCATYVNVNIRDIDKIYVRTGIYHGGEQLCDNVNTQRVPCSNPRWNEWLMYDMNIHDIPRAARLCLSICSVKGRKGAKEEHCPLAWGNVNLFDYTHTLVSGKMALNLWPVPHGLEDLLNPIGVTGSNPNKETPCLELEFDYFSCPVKFPDKATIEDHAIKMLSRETGYNYFQSGQSNRQARDHHIMESDLEQLRQIANRDPLSEITEQEKDFLWRHRQYCKTIPEILPKILLAVKWNARDEVAQMYCLLKGWPQIKPEQAMELLDCNYPDPMIREFAVQCLEKYLTDDKLSQYLIQLVQVLKYEQYLDNPLVRFLLKRALTNQRIGHFFFWHLKSEMHNKTVSQRFGLLLESYCRACGMYLKHLGRQVEAMEKLINLTDILKQEKKDETQKVQMKFLVEQMRRPDYMDALQNFTSPLNPAHQLGNLRLEECRIMSSAKRPLWLNWENPDIMSELLFQNNEIIFKNGDDLRQDMLTLQIIKIMENIWQNQGLDLRMLPYGCLSIGDCVGLIEVVRSSHTIMQIQCKGGLKGALQFNSSTLHQWLKDKNKGEMYDLAIDLFTRSCAGYCVATFILGIGDRHNSNIMVKEDGQLFHIDFGHFLDHKKKKFGYKRERVPFVLTQDFLIVISKGGTQECTKTREFERFQEMCYKAYLAIRQHANLFINLFSMMLGSGMPELQSFDDIAYIRKTLALDKTEQEALDYFMKQMNDAHHGGWTTKMDWIFHTIRHHAQN